The Streptomyces sp. NBC_01244 genome contains a region encoding:
- a CDS encoding non-ribosomal peptide synthetase, whose amino-acid sequence MMEPSARLVLISPTRLADVRRRTGGYSDRTIAEACAIGLSYWATGESPDGIDLVPGTLFADVLGWVDNGGSAPSGWETGEAVPDGWAIAVPGSVPQSDAQLALDDLADFPDRPLGTISPSGVAERLTSLAEWNDNAADRVRPTIVEMFREQARLRPDAVAIIDEHRSLTYRQAAELSAQLAHHLIGRGLGSEQVVGISLGRSADMVIGLLGVLQAGCAFVPLDPQWPAARRAVVIDDARVVLQLSGSGEHDPAEPAAVVVDLDDWRYADQPTEGTGITAHGNSLAYVIFTSGSTGRPKGAMIRHEAISERLLWQVDEILGFGHDDASLFKAPLSFDISINEIFLPLVCGGRLVVLRPGGERDPHHLLAVIAEHRVTFTYLVSSMLDVLLEIAGDSDRLDSMRHVWCGGEVLTPELYERFRTRLDIPMYHGYGPAETTIGVSHVIYRGEAERLSTSIGKANPNTQLYVLDDELRPVPVGVGGELYVGGFLLGRGYVNAPGLTASRFVANPFAADGSRLYRTGDLARFAPDGSLDFLGRADNQIKIRGMRLELEDVEVGLAEHPAVRHTCVIAKKNSAGGTYLVGYVIPAAGGEQLRADEVKAWATEHMVEYMVPAHIVVMTEFPLTANGKLDRRALPEPEVVTGTFVRPSTDEERAVCAAVASVLRLEEVGVDQDFFQLGGDSILAISLLSALRAAGLYVTAGQIFANSVLGALAAVAGREDAARVDHADVATGPVPGSPIVQWLGRTTDTIDGFVQAVVLNTPADLTADALGPILDSVVTRHDMLRARLVRGDRWSFDIPEADGATADWQQSDGPLDACVALATAGLDPDNGVMLRAVWRREARQLVLVAHHVVVDGVSWRVLMEDLATAWRQFTAGEQIELPAVGTSFRRWTQLLGSAEFDADRAHFERPLPGPDAPLGRRAPSEADTVERERSRVFTVGSEATAALLGEIPARFHAGVNDVLLTALAVTLARWRRGRGQEQTFAHIELEGHGREGRHVAGAAGIEPELSRTVGWFTTLFPVTVDPGTTGDFTDPRYLAAALKAVKEDLARVPSNGVSYGALRYLADAAFTAPAPQVLFNYLGRFDAGAAGDWQLSGTTGQLGEKRDPRMRLPRALEFNAIAEPSATGEYELVTTLSWPDGMFTDEDIEAIGGYFQAALTALAALEDGGHSPSDFPLVRLTQADVDALDGPALRAVLPLTPLQEGLYFHSVFDDDSAGSYVEQQLLTLEGELDPDRLRAAATRLLTLYPNLAARFTALADGRVVSVLETGAEAPFTTLDRPGITDEELHDHAERDRRAGFDLATGPLMRFTLVRDPESGRNALVQTVHHIIADGWSVPPMLRALLAEYHAPGSTYPLSGFPDYVGWLAERDADESDRVWGAELAGLPGPSLVAREHTPSDRFADTSVEPALDVDAAVRSAGVPLSVAVHSAWAVTLGGILHSDDVVFGSTVSGRDADVPGIEDMVGLFINTVPLRARWAAATTARELLTSVREHQGAVLPHQHVSLARIGRLAGVGSLFDTLVVFDVATDVAALRRTGDTLAVTGLVNEGAPHYPLTLVVERALDGRPRFNLIYDGELLRESSARDILNRFTHTLTGLLTRPDAPVGEIAPEGGRTPARITPTTLGALFDAAAQRDPAATAVTQCALDGTTRSLTYGELADAKNELAAALRAAGVRPGRRVAVAVPRTIEQVVALVAIVSAGGAYVPLDMAYPDERLEYVLADAAPQAVLVDPGQRERFTALLERAGVAARVLVQGDEAPPRAPAGEAAPADEVSWHDPAYVIYTSGSTGKPKGVVVPHSSVVALLANTQPDMDFGPDDVWVQFHSYSFDFAVWELWGALAHGGELLVPDYGLTRSPVDFHRLVRERGVTVLNQTPSAFYQFVEADRHAAEELPALRRVIFGGEALDLGRLRGWIERHGAASPELVNMYGITETTVHVTHRVLTDEDFAFGDDVSPIGGPIPGLVTHLLDDRLRPVPPGQVGAIYVTGDQVSLGYLGRPGLTAGRFVANPFANDGSRMYHTGDLAVRTLDGELEFTGRADDQVQLKGFRIELGEVESALRDLDGVVDVAVTVADSGDHLVAHVVGRVPGELSALLAEKLPVHMVPGRVLPVDALPLTVNGKLDRKALIARAAQDDTPATGGPVTGSAASGTDSVLASLVGIFADTLSHPAADGDTDFFGAGGDSIIAITVVNRARALGLPIAPRDVFLLKTPRALAELLGTRAPQTPAAASAPARREDGPLAPTPIILRQRELGGSLARFAQARTVDVAEGTAFADVERAANAVLAAHPALRMRLNTEHGVWTLRTEPAREATVVRADTADATAAANEAAGRLDPETGEVTAFTWLAATGTLVVTVHHIAVDSVSWLILLDDLAAALRGETLAPATTSYAEYADALTLRSAAGADDLGHWAETLRAPALLPASGASGTLRDTTVVLGPEASDRVTRTAPAALGVALTELLCGALRTALTRIQPAPTDLAIELERHGRVSVLEHHDYTRTVGWFTAIAPVRLTAHTDPVAAARELAERQPDESGHLAYGRLRYLNPQTAPLLTARPQVLFNYLGRGSESQALHITGGDQGSPYAVEVNAWTDAATGSLHAAFTLAEEIPDEITAHWLHALEALAEASVTAERTAPVTALQRGLFFQAQLAGTAGHYVAQSYFALDHRLDTEALTEAMAVVMARHPVVGAGFTTDDDGNPVQILKAGRRVGVHTVELSTEEEVEALRVRDRNTGFDPAEPPLIRLTVIRLPDGRDGLLLSYHLLLWDGWSRAIVLRDLFEAYRAVLAGEEPSRAPAVPGFEDHARALAAKDPALSERFWAEHLTGLSGPTLLAGPAPSLSDDLPPALLHTLTAEQSQLLRETAKAHGVTLNSVLTGAFGLLLGAHTGRSDAVFGVTVSGREGEGLSDIVGVLLNTVPMWTRARPEDTVGEYLASVQAARVEAMEHEHLGLGEIQRASGHDTLFDNLFVLQNFLDLDGLAEMNARHGITEVKSDDSTHYPFTWVVTPGDRLTVKLEHRHGDSDSARRLLEDYVGLLRDLARSTGPVGALPGLGPVPGPADRTDIGTDTVVDRFDLAADRAPERVALVAHGRSMTFGELRDRSRLLAGVLAGRGIGPEKTVGLAIPRTPDWIVALFAVLRTGAAYVPLELDHPDERIATIVADARPEVILTVSAVAPRLTGGLTGPGDLIELDRPLPEAEPLVTFAPQDPNRLRYPAYTIYTSGSTGKPKGVVTEYAGLTNMLINHQRRIFEPVLAEHGNRIFKIAHTVSFAFDMSWEELLWLADGHEVHICDEELRRDAPALVDYCREHGIDVINVTPTYAQQLAAEGLLDNPDRRPALVLLGGEAVTPTLWQRLAETEGTVGYNLYGPTEYTINTLGVGTFECQDPVVGVAIDNTEVFVLDPWLRPLPDGVPGELYVSGIGIARGYLGQPAQTAHRFVASPFGAPGERMYRTGDLVVRRPDGNLMYLGRTDQQVKIRGHRVELGEVEAAFTAHPAVRFTAAVAQPDPQVDGAHRLAAYLVLADGSDLAAVAAEAGTGLPDYMRPTHYAQVDAIPLTVNGKADTKALPEPKPLGALTTSGERGPETDTEVLVCEFFAEALDLDDDEVSAVSDFASLGGHSMLAVRLVGLLRREFGPTITIRDLLTLRTPEAIARHLDDNS is encoded by the coding sequence TACCGGCGGATACTCCGACCGGACCATCGCCGAGGCCTGTGCCATCGGACTGTCGTACTGGGCGACGGGCGAGAGCCCCGACGGAATCGACCTCGTCCCCGGCACGCTCTTCGCGGACGTCCTCGGATGGGTCGACAACGGCGGCAGCGCGCCCAGTGGCTGGGAGACCGGCGAAGCCGTCCCGGACGGCTGGGCCATCGCGGTCCCCGGGAGCGTCCCGCAGTCCGACGCCCAGCTCGCGCTGGACGACCTGGCGGACTTCCCCGACCGGCCCCTCGGCACCATCAGCCCGTCCGGCGTGGCGGAGCGCCTCACCTCCCTCGCCGAGTGGAACGACAACGCGGCGGACCGGGTCCGGCCGACCATCGTGGAGATGTTCCGCGAGCAGGCCAGGCTCCGGCCGGACGCGGTCGCCATCATCGACGAACACCGCTCGCTGACCTACCGCCAGGCGGCGGAGCTGTCCGCGCAGCTGGCCCACCACCTGATCGGCCGCGGACTCGGCTCCGAGCAGGTCGTGGGCATCTCGCTCGGACGCTCCGCCGACATGGTCATCGGCCTGCTCGGCGTGCTCCAGGCCGGCTGCGCGTTCGTCCCGCTCGACCCGCAGTGGCCCGCCGCGCGCCGCGCCGTCGTCATCGACGACGCGCGGGTCGTGCTGCAGCTGAGCGGCTCCGGCGAGCACGACCCCGCGGAACCGGCCGCCGTGGTCGTCGACCTCGACGACTGGCGCTACGCCGACCAGCCCACCGAGGGCACCGGAATCACCGCGCACGGCAACTCCCTCGCCTACGTGATCTTCACGTCCGGTTCCACCGGCCGCCCCAAGGGCGCGATGATCCGGCACGAGGCGATCAGCGAGCGCCTGCTGTGGCAGGTCGACGAGATCCTGGGCTTCGGCCACGACGACGCCTCGCTGTTCAAGGCGCCGCTGTCCTTCGACATATCCATCAACGAGATCTTCCTCCCGCTGGTCTGCGGAGGCCGGCTCGTGGTCCTGCGGCCCGGCGGCGAACGCGACCCGCACCACCTGCTCGCCGTGATCGCCGAGCACCGCGTCACCTTCACCTACCTCGTCTCCTCCATGCTGGACGTCCTGCTGGAGATCGCCGGCGACTCCGACCGCCTCGACAGCATGCGCCACGTGTGGTGCGGCGGCGAGGTGCTCACCCCCGAGCTCTACGAGCGGTTCCGCACCCGGCTCGACATCCCCATGTACCACGGCTACGGACCGGCCGAGACGACCATCGGCGTCTCCCACGTCATCTACCGCGGCGAGGCGGAACGCCTGTCGACCTCGATCGGCAAGGCCAACCCCAATACCCAGCTGTACGTCCTCGACGACGAACTGCGCCCCGTCCCCGTCGGCGTCGGCGGCGAGCTCTACGTCGGCGGCTTCCTCCTGGGCCGCGGGTACGTGAACGCACCCGGACTGACCGCGTCCCGGTTCGTGGCGAACCCCTTCGCCGCCGACGGCTCCCGCCTCTACCGCACCGGTGACCTCGCCCGGTTCGCCCCCGACGGTTCGCTGGACTTCCTCGGCCGAGCCGACAACCAGATCAAGATCCGCGGCATGCGCCTCGAGCTGGAGGACGTGGAGGTCGGCCTCGCGGAGCACCCCGCGGTACGGCACACCTGCGTCATCGCGAAGAAGAACAGCGCGGGCGGCACCTACCTCGTGGGGTACGTGATCCCCGCCGCCGGCGGCGAACAGCTGAGGGCCGACGAGGTCAAGGCCTGGGCCACCGAGCACATGGTCGAGTACATGGTGCCCGCCCACATCGTCGTCATGACCGAGTTCCCGCTCACCGCGAACGGCAAGCTCGACCGCCGGGCGCTGCCCGAACCCGAGGTCGTGACCGGGACGTTCGTCCGGCCCTCCACGGACGAGGAGCGCGCCGTGTGCGCGGCCGTCGCCTCCGTGCTGCGGCTGGAGGAAGTCGGTGTCGACCAGGACTTCTTCCAGCTCGGCGGAGACAGCATCCTCGCCATCTCGCTGCTGAGCGCACTGCGCGCGGCGGGCCTCTACGTCACCGCGGGCCAGATCTTCGCCAACAGCGTCCTGGGCGCCCTGGCGGCCGTGGCCGGCCGCGAGGACGCGGCCCGGGTCGACCACGCCGACGTGGCGACCGGTCCCGTACCGGGATCGCCCATCGTCCAGTGGCTCGGCCGGACCACCGACACCATCGACGGCTTCGTGCAGGCGGTCGTACTGAACACCCCGGCGGACCTCACCGCCGACGCCCTCGGGCCGATCCTCGACTCCGTCGTCACCCGCCACGACATGCTGCGCGCCCGGCTCGTCCGCGGGGACCGCTGGAGCTTCGACATCCCGGAGGCCGACGGGGCCACCGCCGACTGGCAGCAGAGCGACGGGCCGCTCGACGCGTGCGTGGCCCTCGCCACCGCGGGACTGGACCCGGACAACGGCGTGATGCTGCGGGCCGTCTGGCGCCGCGAAGCCCGCCAACTGGTCCTCGTCGCCCACCACGTGGTCGTCGACGGCGTGTCCTGGCGGGTCCTGATGGAGGACCTGGCCACGGCATGGCGCCAGTTCACCGCCGGTGAGCAGATCGAACTCCCCGCGGTGGGCACCTCGTTCCGCCGCTGGACCCAGCTCCTGGGCAGCGCCGAATTCGACGCGGACCGCGCCCACTTCGAGCGCCCCCTGCCGGGCCCCGACGCGCCGCTCGGCAGGCGCGCCCCCTCCGAGGCCGACACGGTCGAGCGGGAGCGCAGCCGGGTCTTCACCGTGGGCTCCGAGGCCACGGCCGCACTGCTGGGCGAGATCCCCGCTAGGTTCCACGCGGGCGTCAACGACGTCCTGCTGACGGCGCTCGCCGTCACCCTCGCCCGCTGGCGGCGCGGCCGCGGCCAGGAGCAGACCTTCGCGCACATCGAGCTGGAGGGCCACGGCCGCGAGGGACGCCACGTGGCGGGCGCCGCCGGCATCGAGCCCGAACTGTCGCGGACCGTCGGCTGGTTCACGACGCTGTTCCCGGTGACCGTGGACCCCGGCACGACCGGCGACTTCACCGACCCCCGGTACCTCGCCGCCGCACTCAAGGCGGTCAAGGAAGACCTTGCCCGCGTACCGAGCAACGGCGTCTCCTACGGCGCCCTGCGCTACCTGGCCGACGCCGCCTTCACCGCGCCGGCGCCCCAGGTCCTCTTCAACTACCTCGGCCGCTTCGACGCGGGCGCGGCGGGGGACTGGCAGCTCTCCGGCACCACCGGGCAGCTCGGCGAGAAGCGCGACCCGAGGATGCGCCTGCCGCGCGCCCTGGAGTTCAACGCGATCGCCGAACCCTCCGCCACCGGCGAGTACGAACTCGTCACCACCCTCTCCTGGCCCGACGGGATGTTCACCGACGAGGACATCGAGGCGATCGGCGGATACTTCCAGGCGGCCCTCACCGCCCTGGCCGCGCTCGAAGACGGCGGTCACTCGCCCAGCGACTTCCCGCTGGTGCGGCTGACCCAGGCCGACGTCGACGCCCTGGACGGACCCGCGCTGCGCGCCGTCCTGCCGCTGACCCCGCTGCAGGAAGGCCTGTACTTCCACTCGGTCTTCGACGACGACTCCGCGGGCAGCTACGTCGAACAGCAGCTGCTGACGCTGGAGGGCGAACTCGACCCCGACCGCCTCCGGGCCGCGGCCACCCGGCTGCTCACCCTCTACCCGAACCTGGCCGCGCGGTTCACGGCCCTCGCCGACGGCCGCGTGGTCTCCGTACTGGAAACCGGCGCCGAGGCACCCTTCACCACCCTCGACCGGCCCGGCATCACCGACGAGGAACTGCACGACCACGCCGAGCGGGACCGCCGCGCCGGATTCGACCTGGCCACCGGCCCGCTGATGCGGTTCACCCTGGTCCGCGACCCGGAATCCGGCCGCAACGCCCTGGTGCAGACCGTCCACCACATCATCGCCGACGGCTGGTCGGTGCCCCCGATGCTGCGCGCGCTGCTCGCCGAGTACCACGCGCCGGGGAGCACCTACCCGCTGAGCGGATTCCCCGACTACGTCGGCTGGCTCGCGGAACGCGACGCCGACGAGAGCGACCGCGTGTGGGGCGCCGAACTCGCCGGTCTGCCCGGCCCCTCGCTGGTGGCCAGGGAGCACACCCCCTCCGACCGGTTCGCCGACACCTCCGTCGAGCCGGCGCTGGACGTCGACGCCGCCGTCCGTTCCGCGGGCGTACCGCTGAGCGTGGCCGTGCACAGCGCCTGGGCGGTGACCCTGGGCGGGATCCTGCACTCCGACGACGTGGTCTTCGGCTCCACCGTCTCCGGCCGCGACGCGGACGTCCCCGGCATCGAGGACATGGTCGGCCTGTTCATCAACACCGTCCCGCTGCGGGCACGGTGGGCCGCCGCCACCACGGCGCGCGAACTGCTCACCTCGGTGCGCGAACACCAGGGCGCGGTCCTGCCGCACCAGCACGTCTCGCTGGCACGGATCGGCCGGCTGGCCGGCGTCGGCTCCCTCTTCGACACCCTCGTGGTGTTCGACGTGGCCACCGACGTGGCCGCCCTGCGCCGCACCGGCGACACCCTCGCCGTCACCGGCCTCGTCAACGAGGGAGCCCCGCACTACCCGCTGACCCTGGTCGTGGAACGGGCCCTCGACGGGCGCCCCCGCTTCAACCTGATCTACGACGGCGAACTGCTCCGCGAGAGCAGCGCCCGGGACATCCTGAACCGGTTCACGCACACCCTCACCGGCCTGCTCACCCGGCCGGACGCCCCGGTCGGCGAGATCGCGCCCGAGGGCGGCAGGACCCCCGCACGGATCACCCCGACCACCCTCGGCGCACTCTTCGACGCCGCGGCGCAGCGGGACCCGGCGGCCACCGCCGTCACCCAGTGCGCGCTCGACGGCACCACCCGCTCGCTGACCTACGGCGAACTCGCCGACGCCAAGAACGAACTGGCCGCCGCCCTGCGCGCGGCCGGGGTCCGGCCGGGCCGGCGCGTCGCCGTGGCCGTCCCGCGCACCATCGAGCAGGTCGTCGCCCTGGTCGCGATCGTCAGCGCGGGCGGCGCGTACGTACCGCTCGACATGGCCTACCCCGACGAGCGGCTGGAGTACGTCCTCGCGGACGCCGCCCCGCAGGCCGTCCTCGTGGATCCCGGTCAGCGCGAACGCTTCACGGCCCTGCTGGAGCGTGCGGGAGTCGCCGCACGCGTCCTCGTACAAGGCGACGAGGCTCCGCCGCGGGCCCCTGCCGGGGAAGCGGCCCCGGCGGACGAGGTCAGCTGGCACGACCCCGCCTACGTGATCTACACCTCCGGCTCCACCGGCAAGCCCAAGGGCGTCGTCGTCCCGCACTCCAGCGTGGTGGCGCTGCTCGCCAACACCCAGCCCGACATGGACTTCGGCCCCGACGACGTCTGGGTCCAGTTCCACTCCTACTCCTTCGACTTCGCGGTCTGGGAGCTGTGGGGCGCCCTGGCGCACGGCGGCGAGCTGCTCGTGCCCGACTACGGGCTGACCCGCTCCCCGGTCGACTTCCACCGGCTGGTCCGCGAGCGCGGGGTGACCGTGCTGAACCAGACGCCCTCGGCCTTCTACCAGTTCGTCGAGGCCGACCGGCACGCCGCCGAAGAGCTCCCCGCCCTGCGCCGCGTCATCTTCGGCGGCGAGGCACTGGACCTCGGGCGGCTGCGCGGCTGGATCGAGCGGCACGGCGCCGCCTCGCCCGAGCTCGTCAACATGTACGGGATCACCGAGACCACGGTCCACGTGACCCACCGGGTGCTGACCGACGAGGACTTCGCCTTCGGCGACGACGTCAGCCCCATCGGCGGACCCATCCCCGGCCTGGTCACCCACCTGCTCGACGACCGGCTCCGGCCGGTGCCGCCGGGGCAGGTCGGCGCCATCTACGTGACCGGCGACCAGGTCTCCCTCGGCTACCTCGGGCGGCCGGGCCTCACCGCCGGCCGGTTCGTCGCGAACCCGTTCGCGAACGACGGCTCCCGGATGTACCACACGGGCGACCTGGCCGTCCGCACCCTCGACGGGGAGCTGGAGTTCACCGGCCGCGCCGACGACCAGGTGCAGCTCAAGGGCTTCCGCATCGAGCTCGGCGAGGTCGAGTCCGCGCTGCGGGACCTCGACGGGGTGGTCGACGTGGCCGTCACCGTGGCCGACAGCGGCGACCACCTGGTCGCGCACGTCGTGGGCCGGGTGCCCGGAGAGCTCTCCGCCCTCCTCGCCGAGAAGCTGCCCGTGCACATGGTGCCGGGCCGGGTCCTGCCCGTGGACGCCCTGCCGCTGACCGTCAACGGCAAGCTGGACCGCAAGGCCCTCATCGCGCGGGCCGCGCAGGACGACACCCCGGCCACCGGCGGCCCGGTCACCGGGTCCGCCGCCTCCGGCACGGACTCCGTCCTCGCCTCGCTGGTCGGCATCTTCGCCGACACCCTGTCCCACCCGGCCGCCGACGGCGACACCGACTTCTTCGGAGCCGGCGGCGACAGCATCATCGCCATCACCGTGGTCAACCGCGCCCGGGCGCTCGGCCTGCCGATCGCACCCCGCGACGTGTTCCTCCTGAAGACGCCGCGCGCCCTCGCGGAGCTCCTGGGCACGCGCGCGCCGCAGACCCCGGCCGCCGCCTCGGCCCCCGCGCGCCGCGAGGACGGCCCGCTGGCGCCCACGCCGATCATCCTGCGCCAGCGCGAACTGGGCGGCTCCCTCGCCCGGTTCGCCCAGGCCAGAACCGTGGACGTGGCCGAAGGCACCGCCTTCGCCGACGTCGAGCGCGCGGCGAACGCCGTACTGGCCGCCCACCCGGCCCTGCGGATGCGCCTGAACACCGAGCACGGCGTGTGGACCCTGCGCACCGAACCCGCCCGCGAGGCCACCGTCGTCCGTGCGGACACGGCCGACGCCACGGCCGCCGCGAACGAGGCCGCCGGACGGCTCGACCCCGAGACCGGGGAGGTCACCGCCTTCACCTGGCTCGCGGCGACCGGCACCCTGGTGGTCACCGTGCACCACATCGCGGTCGACTCGGTGTCCTGGCTGATCCTGCTGGACGACCTGGCCGCCGCCCTGCGCGGGGAGACCCTCGCACCGGCGACCACCTCCTACGCCGAGTACGCCGACGCGCTGACCCTGCGGTCCGCCGCCGGCGCCGACGACCTGGGGCACTGGGCCGAAACCCTCCGGGCGCCCGCGCTGCTCCCCGCGTCCGGCGCGTCCGGCACGCTGCGCGACACCACCGTGGTCCTCGGCCCCGAGGCCAGCGACCGGGTGACGCGCACCGCCCCCGCCGCGCTCGGCGTCGCCCTCACCGAGCTGCTGTGCGGCGCCCTGCGCACCGCCCTGACGCGGATCCAGCCGGCGCCCACCGATCTCGCGATCGAGCTGGAGCGGCACGGCCGGGTGTCCGTACTGGAGCACCACGACTACACCCGTACGGTCGGCTGGTTCACCGCCATCGCGCCCGTCCGGCTCACCGCGCACACCGACCCCGTCGCGGCGGCCCGCGAACTCGCCGAGCGGCAGCCCGACGAGTCCGGGCACCTCGCCTACGGCCGGCTCCGCTACCTCAACCCGCAGACGGCCCCGCTGCTGACCGCCCGCCCGCAGGTGCTCTTCAACTACCTCGGCCGGGGCAGCGAGTCCCAGGCGCTGCACATCACCGGCGGCGACCAGGGCAGCCCCTACGCCGTGGAGGTCAACGCCTGGACCGACGCGGCCACCGGCAGCCTGCACGCGGCCTTCACCCTCGCCGAGGAGATCCCCGACGAGATCACCGCGCACTGGCTGCACGCCCTGGAAGCCCTCGCGGAGGCCTCCGTGACGGCCGAGCGCACGGCCCCGGTCACCGCGCTCCAGCGGGGCCTGTTCTTCCAGGCCCAGCTGGCCGGCACCGCCGGACACTACGTCGCGCAGAGCTACTTCGCCCTCGACCACCGCCTCGATACCGAGGCACTGACCGAGGCCATGGCCGTCGTCATGGCCCGGCACCCGGTCGTCGGCGCCGGCTTCACCACCGACGACGACGGCAACCCGGTCCAGATCCTCAAGGCGGGCCGCCGGGTCGGCGTCCACACGGTCGAGCTGTCGACCGAGGAGGAAGTCGAAGCCCTGCGCGTCCGTGACCGCAACACCGGCTTCGACCCGGCCGAGCCGCCGCTGATCCGGCTGACCGTGATCCGGCTGCCCGACGGCCGCGACGGCCTGCTCCTCAGCTACCACCTGCTGCTGTGGGACGGCTGGTCCCGCGCGATCGTGCTGCGGGACCTGTTCGAGGCCTACCGGGCCGTACTCGCCGGCGAGGAGCCGTCCCGGGCCCCGGCCGTGCCGGGCTTCGAGGACCACGCCCGCGCGCTCGCCGCCAAGGACCCGGCCCTCTCGGAGCGGTTCTGGGCCGAGCACCTGACCGGGCTCTCCGGCCCGACGCTGCTCGCCGGACCCGCGCCGTCCCTCTCCGACGACCTGCCGCCCGCGCTGCTCCACACCCTCACCGCCGAGCAGTCGCAGCTGCTGCGGGAGACGGCCAAGGCGCACGGAGTCACCCTCAACTCGGTCCTCACCGGCGCCTTCGGCCTGCTCCTCGGCGCCCACACCGGGCGCAGCGACGCCGTGTTCGGGGTGACCGTCTCCGGCCGCGAGGGCGAGGGCCTGTCCGACATCGTCGGCGTGCTCCTCAACACCGTGCCCATGTGGACCCGGGCCAGGCCCGAGGACACCGTGGGGGAGTACCTGGCCTCCGTACAGGCGGCCCGGGTCGAGGCGATGGAGCACGAGCACCTGGGGCTCGGCGAGATCCAGCGGGCCAGCGGCCACGACACCCTCTTCGACAACCTGTTCGTCCTCCAGAACTTCCTGGACCTGGACGGGCTCGCCGAGATGAACGCCCGCCACGGCATCACCGAGGTGAAGTCGGACGACTCCACGCACTACCCGTTCACCTGGGTCGTGACGCCCGGAGACCGGCTCACCGTCAAGCTGGAGCACCGCCACGGCGACTCCGACAGTGCCCGTCGCCTCCTCGAGGACTACGTCGGCCTGCTCCGTGACCTGGCCCGGTCCACCGGACCGGTGGGCGCGCTGCCCGGCCTCGGACCGGTGCCCGGCCCCGCCGACCGCACGGACATCGGCACCGACACGGTGGTCGACCGCTTCGACCTGGCGGCGGACCGCGCACCCGAGCGGGTCGCGCTCGTCGCACACGGCCGGAGCATGACCTTCGGTGAACTCCGGGACCGCAGCCGCCTGCTGGCGGGCGTGCTCGCCGGGCGCGGCATCGGCCCGGAGAAGACGGTGGGCCTGGCGATCCCGCGCACGCCGGACTGGATCGTCGCGCTGTTCGCCGTACTGCGCACCGGAGCCGCGTACGTACCGCTGGAGCTGGACCACCCGGACGAGCGGATCGCCACCATCGTCGCGGACGCCCGGCCCGAGGTGATCCTCACCGTCAGCGCCGTCGCACCCCGGCTGACCGGCGGCCTGACCGGACCCGGCGACCTGATCGAGCTGGACCGGCCCCTTCCGGAGGCCGAACCGCTCGTGACGTTCGCGCCGCAGGACCCGAACCGGCTGCGGTACCCCGCGTACACGATCTACACCTCCGGTTCCACGGGCAAGCCCAAGGGCGTCGTGACCGAGTACGCCGGACTCACCAACATGCTCATCAACCACCAGCGCCGCATCTTCGAACCGGTGCTGGCGGAGCACGGCAACCGGATCTTCAAGATCGCGCACACCGTGTCCTTCGCCTTCGACATGTCGTGGGAGGAGCTCCTGTGGCTCGCCGACGGCCACGAGGTGCACATCTGCGACGAGGAACTGCGCCGCGACGCACCCGCTCTGGTCGACTACTGCCGTGAGCACGGGATCGACGTCATCAACGTGACCCCGACCTACGCGCAGCAGCTGGCGGCCGAAGGCCTGCTCGACAACCCGGACCGGCGCCCCGCGCTGGTGCTCCTGGGCGGCGAGGCGGTCACCCCGACCCTGTGGCAGCGGCTCGCCGAGACCGAGGGCACGGTCGGCTACAACCTGTACGGGCCCACCGAATACACCATCAACACCCTGGGCGTCGGCACCTTCGAGTGCCAGGACCCGGTGGTGGGCGTGGCCATCGACAACACCGAGGTGTTCGTCCTGGACCCGTGGCTGCGGCCGCTGCCGGACGGGGTCCCCGGTGAGCTCTACGTCTCCGGCATCGGCATCGCCCGCGGCTACCTGGGCCAGCCGGCCCAGACCGCGCACCGGTTCGTGGCCTCCCCGTTCGGTGCGCCCGGAGAGCGCATGTACCGTACCGGCGACCTGGTGGTCCGCAGGCCGGACGGGAACCTGATGTACCTCGGCCGCACCGACCAGCAGGTCAAGATCCGTGGCCACCGCGTCGAGCTGGGCGAGGTGGAGGCGGCGTTCACCGCGCACCCGGCCGTACGGTTCACCGCCGCGGTCGCCCAGCCCGACCCGCAGGTCGACGGAGCCCACCGGCTGGCCGCGTACCTCGTGCTGGCGGACGGATCCGACCTGGCGGCGGTCGCCGCCGAGGCGGGCACCGGACTGCCCGACTACATGCGCCCGACGCACTACGCTCAGGTCGACGCCATCCCGCTCACGGTGAACGGGAAGGCCGACACCAAGGCCCTGCCGGAGCCCAAGCCGCTGGGCGCGCTGACCACTTCGGGCGAACGCGGCCCGGAGACCGATACCGAGGTCCTGGTCTGCGAGTTCTTCGCCGAAGCCCTGGACCTGGACGACGACGAGGTGAGCGCCGTGAGCGACTTCGCCTCCCTCGGAGGACATTCCATGCTGGCCGTACGCCTGGTCGGACTCCTGCGCCGTGAATTCGGCCCCACGATCACCATCCGAGACCTGCTCACCCTGCGAACCCCCGAAGCGATTGCCCGGCACCTTGATGACAACTCCTGA